The window caaagagttcttagaatTGGCATCAAGAGTGTGGTTCATAAAAAGGGAAATGGATAATTGTATTtcgtcaaaattaaaaatctttgatcTGTGAAAGACCTTGTTAAGATATGAaaagtctgggatccctgggtggcgcagcggtttagcgcctgcctttagcccagggcgcgatcctggagacccgggatcaagtcccacatcgggctcccggtgcatggagcctgcttctccctctccctctgcctatgtctctgcctctctctctctctctctctctctctgtgactatcataaataaataaaaatttaaaaattaaaaaaaaaaaagatatgaaaagtcaggggatccctgggtagctcagcggtttagtgcctgcctttggcccagggcgcgatcctggagtcctgggatcgagtcccacgtcgggctcccggcatggagcctgcttctccctcctcctgtgtctctgcctctctctctctatgtctatcataaacaaacaaacaaacaaacaatcttaaaaaaaaaagtcaagctaaagaatagaaaaaaatgtccaacgaaggactagtatctagaatacataaagaactcttaaaactcaacaatagaAAACAATCTGATCAGAAAATGGGCTaaaaacatgaacagatatttcaccaaagaggatatgcagatggcaaataagcacataaaaagatgttcaacatcattagccactacagaaatgcaaattaaaactataatatgaGACGTTACTACACAagtattagaatgactaaaattaaaagttaatgcCAAATACTGGCAAAGATGCCATGAAACTGAATCTCTAAtgctttgctggtgggaatgtaaaagaatatatagctactctggaaaatagtttggcagtttctttaaaaactaaatatgcaaCTATAAATGGTCCAGTGATTatactcctgggtatttatctcAGAGAGATGAAAAGTCAGTTTCACTAAAAGCCTGTACAGAAATGTTTGTAGTAGctatattcataatagccaaaaactagaaacaacccagatgtccttcacaTTCAGTAGGTGGATGGTAAAACAAACTGGTACCTCCAAACTATGGAATACCAGTCACCAGCAAAAAAGACTGAAcaattgatacatgcaacaacttggatgaatctccagaTAATTATATGctgggaaaggggaggggggaacagTTCCAAAACATTATGTgctgtttgattccatttatataacattattGAAATGACACAATTACAGAAACAGGtaacagattagtggttgtcaggaaTTAAGAAGGAATGAGTGTGAGAGGGAAGTGAATGAAGCTGTAGAAGGGCAAAAGGAGGTATCCTTGTGTTGATGGACATATTTTGTATCTTCATTGTGTCATTGCCAttaggggaaactgagtgagggTTCAATGGGGTCTctgttatttcttacaactgtatGTGAATCTATGATTATCTCAAAAtgcaaaaagtaatttaaaaaatttaaccacCGGGAGTTAAATGAACACCTAATGAAAATAGAGTATGGTACAGTCAAATAGAGACTAATAAGTccgaggtacctgggtggctcagttggttaaatgtctgccttctgctcaggtcatgatccctgggatggagccccacctcaggcaacctactcagcagggagcctgtttctccctgtcccttcctgctgctccacctgcttatgcgcttgcgctctctctctgtcaaataaataaaatcttaaaaaaaaattactataataaGTCCAATtagaattcttaaagaaaaaaaaaaagaattcttaaagagaaacagaataataGTGTCTATTAAACAAAGAGCCAGAAATTAAATAATGTCATGTAGTTATGAAAAATTAACCagtttaaaatttggaaataatagtctttgaaatatgtattatagtcattgaaatttttttttaattcagtaccTTAGATAAATTCTAGGAACAAATTATGAATTGGAAGAatcaaacacaaagagaaaaaatacctTAAATAGAGGGTTAATGGCTCAAGAGGCTCTCAGACATATCAGACATGAGCCCTAGGATATAGAAGAGATTGAAAaaatggcagagacacagtaaatgaaaatacaataagTGATGATTTTCCTGAATTAGATTCTAATTAGAAACCTGTTTGGGTAGGTTGTACATTTGAAATATACTAAATACATGAAAgtaaatgcattattttagtAAAACATGATAGATTGAAAGTACATATTTACCTACCAGTTTCTCCCTTTATAACTCATTCAAATGTCGGTAAAGGGATTTGTTTTTAAGGTATAAACTCACaggtttctttaaaaacagacaagacgcacctgggttgctcagtcagttaagcctcccactttggctcagatcatgatctcagggtcttgtgatcaagccccacagagGGTTCCTGCtagagattctccctctccctctgcccgtccccctgcTGTGTGTgctcactcacatgctctctctctctctccctctcaaataaataaataaacaaacaaacaaataaacaaatctatctatctatctttaagaaaaaacagacaaGATTACTGCAAACAAGTATAATCAATAGAACTTTGGAAACTAGAAAGCAAATGTACAAGTACTGATTTAAGAGACCTGAAAAAAtgaaagcttgttttttttttttttttttttttggtgttgtttctttgttttcttatctgagattgggaggaaggagagccaagaaataaggagtacacttatcataatgaacactgagtaatggaTAGAATTGTTGATTCACAATATTGTAcatccaaaactaatataacacagtatATTAGTtatactgaaatttatttatttttaaattttatttacttatttatttgagaaacaacaCACGTACATGTGaaagcaagcagggagagggagagagacaagcagactctgtgccaagcacagaGACCCAACAGGGCTCCCTCCcatgacccgagatcatgacatgagctgaaatcaagagtcagacatttgactgagccacccaggccccttggaatttatttttaaaaataaaaaaatgataaaatacatttacagtacggtactgtatttatttaaaaaaaaaacaacaacaacccacaggcacctggttggctcagtgggttaatcaTCGGACTTTTGGTTttgtccaacccttggttttggctcaggtcagaatctcagggtcatgagatcaagccctgtgattAGGGCTACACACTCAGCAGGGTATCTCTCTGAGatgctctctgctccttcccacctcatatatgcatgcatatgctctctctcaaataaatgaatcaatatttttaaaagtaagtccATATATAAGATGACCCACACACTTCaagcctgtgttgttcaagggtcaactataacTAAATATATTTGGAGAGGTAAGATATTGCATCCATGGAACAAGAAcaggatcccctctttttttttttttaatatcttatctatttattagagagtacaaacggggaaggggcagagggagaggtcgAAGCAGCTAGGCTgtcgctaagcagggagcctgatgtgggtcctgatcccaggatcatagcctgagctgaaggcagatgcttcactgactgagccacccaggcgccccaggatgccttttttaaattaaaactacagtagtaaaaatggaaattccaGAATATAACTTAGAAGATGAAGGAAATGCCTTAGAATATAgacaaaggaatggaaaataggagtgaaagatagaaaagaggaTTAATATAGAAGATCCAAATTCTAGAGAAATAGGAAATCCAGCAAGCAAGAACAAGGGGCAAGTAATTGATAAGGTGGCAGAAAATTAGTGGCAGTATAGTAGATTTGAATAACTATCAGTCATTTATAAAACACCCTAAAACTGCagagtatacattttaaaatattcttttcaggtACACATGGACTATTCTTCAAGATAGATCATATTTCAGACTATTTGAAATCatataaagtatgttctctgCCACAGTcaaattatattagaaatgaataacaagggcagccccggtggcgcagcggtttggcgctgcctgcagcctggggtgtgatcctggagacccgggatcaagttccacgtcgggctccctgcatggagcctgcttctccctctgcctgtgtctctgcctctctctctctgtgtctatgaataaataaaatctttaaaaaaaaaaaaaaagaataacaaaaagataTTGGGAAAATCCCCAGATAAAGATTTGACAACACTTTTCTAAATAACCAGGGTCAAAAAGGAAATCACCAGGGAAACGAGAAAATGTTTTGACCTGAATGATTATGAAAACATATCAAAGCATGTGGAATGCAGCTAAAGTAGGTTATGAGGGAAATTCATACCTTTAAATGcctatatttgaaaagaaaaagatcgaAAACAGGCTAGCAAACTTGTTCCATAAAGGgccaggtaataaatattttaagctttgcagGCCACACAGCCTCTCTGTTGATACTCAGCTCTCCCTTACAGCATGAAATCAGGCATAGACAATGCATAAATGACTGAGTGTGGCTATGATTCCAATAAAACTATATTCATGTCACATAACATAATTTCACATAACATAgtattctccttttcatttttctaccaTTAAAAATGATCCATAGCTTgttaataataactttaaaatatctcATGGGGGACGCCTTGGTAActcagtggttaagggtctgcctttggctcagggtgtgattccgggatcctggaatcgagtccagcattgagctcctcacagggagcctagttctccctctgcctctatctctccctccctctctctctctctctcactgtctctcatgaataaataaataaaatcttaaaaaaataatatatctcaGGGAACAATATTTATGACTGTAATAAGATGTAAAAACCATAAGCCATAAAGGAGAAGCTCAATATATTTGACTTCACTAAAATGTGAAACTAACCAAAAATACTTTAGAGGataagccacaaaaacaaaaagttaagtTTTAGGAGCACCTTGTTGGCTCAGTCGATAAGAGCATctgggactcttgatctctgggtcatgagtttgagccccatgttggatgtggagattactttaaaaaaaaaaaaaagttttatgccAGATTGACTTCtagatggattaaagatttaaagataaaatcgagtgcctggatggctcagcagttgagcatctgtcttcagctcagggtgtgatcccagaatcgagtcccacatgaggctccccacagagagcatgcttctccctctgcctatgtctctgccattctctctgagtctcatgaataaatttttttttcatgaatacattttttttaaatcttttaaaaaaataaaatcttaaaaaaaaataaagatgaaaaaatcaaactgtaaaagtactaaaagaaaccataagaaaaaaacaattaatgaaGTGATGGAATAAGGAAAGCCTTTTGAAATAGGACAGAAAACTCTGAAGCCATAAAAGATTGATAAATATAAcaacataaaagtaaataatttcagGGCACCTCCTGGCTTAGTAGGGCATgcaacccccccttttttttttttaagatttttatttattcatgagagacacagagagaaaggtagagacataggcagagggagcaacaggctttcacaggaagcccaataacctggaccctggaatcacgccctgagccgaaagcagatgctcaaccactgagccacccaggcatcccaatagggcatacagctcttgatctcagggtcatgagttcaagcccctcattgggtgtagagattacttaaataaataaatcttcttataAAGGGTAAATAATGTCTACGTAGCATTAACCACCATTAGCAAATGACAGATCGGGGGATACACGTGATATGTATAATAGACAAAAGGCTTACTCTGGTATATTAAGAATTGCAAATAAACTATATAATTTAGTAGAAAActgagcaaaagatttgaacagatactttaCTTAGGAAGGAAATATATCTcataatgatgttttatttttttttaatttttatttatttatgatagtcacacagagagagagagagagagagaggcagagacacaggcagagggagaagcaggctccatgcaccgggagcctgacgtgggattcgatcccgggtctccagaattgcgccctgggccaaaggcaggcgccaaaccgctgtgccacccagggatccctcataatgatgttttaaaataatatgtacagggcagccctggtggctcagtgggtttggcgccgcctccagcccagggtgtgatcccggagatccgggatcgagtcccacatcaggctccctgcatggagcctgcttctccctctgcctgtgtctctgcctctctctctgtgtgtctctatgaataaataaataaaatgttaaaaaaaataaaatagggatccctgggtggcgcagcggtttagcacctgcctttggcccagggcgcgatcctggagacccgggatcgaatcccacgtcggtctcccagtgcatggagcctgcttctccctctgcctatgtctctgcctctctctctctctgtgactatcataaataaataaaaatttaaaaaaaaataaataaaataaaataaaatgatatgtaCAAACTCACAATaagaaacattaaattaaaactacataaaACGCTCTTTTTCTACTATCAGGTTGGCAAAGATCAACAAGTTTGAGAACACCGTATTGCCAAAGGAAAAGGACAGCTGGTGTTCTCATGCACTACTGATGGGTATATAAATTAGTATATCTTCGATGGCAGATTGGGAGTATTTATCAAAAATCCAAATACAAGTGCTCTATGATTAACAATTTTACTAACAGGAATTTATCTTACAAATTACAACAAACTCTTATTAGATAAAgattaaaacatttgtaaaagGTTATCTGAATCTTCTTGTCTTCCAGGGATGTTGGTGGTGAATGTAACATGGAGGAACAAGACATATGTAGGTACACTTCTTGACTGTACACGGCATGATTGGGCACCCCCCAGGTAAGCACTCTACAGCTTTTTGGTGTGTTTTAATCTGAACCACCCTAATCAGTGCCCTTATGCCTTCATCCTGTTAGACTTGGATATCTCTTAAGACacccagcttttaaaaaaaaaaaaaaaagacacccagCTTTTAAAGAATATGATGGTGTAAGGTAATATAAGGAAGGTACTCTGCTGCTCTGGCATTCAAGAGTAGTAAATGAATTATGTGTTAATGAGTTGGATAGGAATGGGGAGGAGATCcttttttaagcctttttctGGAATTACTAGTTCTCTGGAACTCTGGCTTCTAGCAGTAGTCACTTTGAGACCAAGGCCATTGAGTCTGCCTGTGGGTGAACAAACAATCATTGATGATGCTTTTTGATGGTAGCTATCTCCCAGGAGTTTAAACTCAGGaacattttcagttttatgaaCACTAGACAGTGTGGGTTTCACAGGGACCTTTTCAGGTTGACATTTCAGTGAATGGCACTTTATAGCTTGTTTGTACCCAGTTTGCCAGGGTTTGGGGAGTCCAGATGTTGGAGAAAGATGTACAGCTAGCATGCAGATAGCATCCTAGGAGCTCACCACTTAATGCAGTTCCCACGCTTTCAAAAGTTCTTTAACAAATCATATTCATTGAAAATGATAGTTACCATCTGGACAGTTCTTCTGGAGGCAGCTACACTGGTTTGAAgatgttttctcttcttaataATACCCTGTTGTGTTTGCCCTTTGCTAAGGTTCTGTGACTCCCCCACCAGTGACTTGGAAATGCGCAATGGCCGGGGTAGAGGCAAACGCATGCGTCCCAACAGTAACACACCTGTCAATGAGACAGCCACAGCCTCTGACAGCAAagggaccagcagcagcagcaaaaccCGAGCAGGAGCAAATAGCAAAGGCCGTCGGGGCAGCCAGAATTCTTCAGAGCATCGCCCACCTGCCAGTAGCACCTCTGAGGATGTCAAGGCCAGCCCTTCCTCAGCTAACAAGCGGAAAAACAAACCGCTTTCAGACATGGAGCTGAATTCTAGCTCAGAGGACTCCAAAGGGAGCAAGCGTGTCCGTACGAATTCCATGGGCTCAGCCACTGGTCCCCTCCCTGGGACCAAGGTGGAACCCACTGTTCTAGACAGAAATTGTCCCTCCCCAGTCCTGATTGACTGTCCCCACCCAAACTGCAACAAAAAGTATAAGCACATCAATGGACTTAAGTACCACCAGGCTCATGCCCACACAGATGATGACAGCAAGCCGGAAGCAGATGGAGACAGTGAGTACGGAGAGGAGCCCACCCTTCATGCAGACCTAGGGAGCTGCAATGGTGCATCCATCTCACAAAAAGGTTCCTTGTCCCCTGCCCGTTCAGCTACCCCCAAAGTTCGGCTCGTAGAGCCCCATAGCCCTTCTCCTTCAAGCAAATTCAGCACAAAAGGTCTCTGTAAGAAAAAGCTGAGTGGGGAAGGGGACACAGACCTTGGGGCCTTATCAAATGATGGCTCTGATGATGGACCCTCAGTAATGGATGAAACAAGCAATGATGCCTTTGATTCTTTGGAAAGGAAGtgtatggaaaaagaaaaatgtaaaaagcccTCTAGTTTGAAGCCTGAAAAGATTCCTTCCAAAAGCTTAAAGTCAGCACGGCCTATTGCCCCTGCCATCCCCCCGCAGCAAATCTACACCTTCCAGACCGCCACCTTCACAGCAGCAAGCCCAGGCTCCTCCTCAGGCTTGACCACCACCGTGGTCCAAGCCATGCCCAACAGCCCCCAACTCAAGCCTATTCAGCCCAAGCCTACTGTGATGGGAGAACCTTTCACAGTCAACCCGGCCTTGACTCCAGCcaaggacaagaaaaagaaagacaaaaaaaagaaggagtcTTCCAAGGAACTCGAAAGTCCTCTGACCCCTGGGAAGGTGTGTCGAGCAGAAGAAGGCAAAAGCCCATTCAGAGAATCATCAGGAGATGGGATGAAGATGGAGGGGCTCCTGAATGGCTCATCAGACCCCCACCAAAGCCGCCTGGCTAGCATCAAGGCAGAAGCTGACAAGATCTACAGCTTCACGGACAACGCCCCCAGCCCTTCAATTGGAGGCAGTAGCCGCATAGATAGCACCACCCCTACCCAGCCCCTGACTCCTTTACATGTAGTGACCCAGAATGGAGCTGAAGCCAACTCCGTCAAAACCAACAGCCCTGCATATTCTGACATATCTGAtgctggggaggatggggagggcaaAGTGGACAGTATCAAATCAAAAGACCCTGAACAGTTGGTTAAGGAAGGGGCCAAGAAAACTCTTTTCCCCCCTCAGCCACAGAGCAAAGACTCACCATATTACCAAGGCTTTGAGAGTTACTACTCTCCAAGTTATGCACAGTCCAGCCCAGGGGCTCTGAACCCTGGCAGCCAGGTGGGACTGGAGAGCCAGGCTCTGAAGACAAAAAAGGACGAGGAGCCTGAGAGCATAGAGGGAAAAGTGAAGAATGATGTCTGTGaggaaaagaaaccagagctgAGCAGTTCCAGTCAGCAGCCCTCCGTCATCCAGCAGCGTCCCAACATGTACATGCAGTCCCTGTACTACAACCAGTATGCCTATGTGCCCCCATATGGCTACAGCGACCAGAGCTACCACACCCACCTCCTGAGCACGAACACAGCTTACCGGCAGCAGTATGAAGAACAGCAGAAACGGCAGAGCCTGGAGCAGCAGCAGCGGGGACTGGACAAGAAGGCCGAGTTGGGCCTCAAGGAGCGGGAGGCAGCACTCAAGGAAGAATGGAAGCAAAAGCCTTCAATTCCGCCAACTCTCACCAAGGCCCCCAGCCTGACGGACCTGGTCAAGTCGGGACCTGGGAAGGCCAAGGAGCCAGGGGCTGACCCTGCCAAATCAGTCATTATCCCCAAGTTAGACGACTCCTCCAAACTCCCCAGCCAGGCCCCAGAAGGACTTAAAGTGAAACTGAGTGAGGCTGGTCACCTAGGCAAGGAGGCCTCTGAGGCCAAGACAGGCGCTGAATGTGGCCGGCAGGCAGAGGTGGATCCGATACTCTGGTACCGACAGGTAACTGTTCTGGGAGAAGATAGAAATACTATTTGAtagcctctctctcttcctcacaaATCAGGGCTTTCCTTTTGTGGGGGTCAGCAGAGTACAGCTTGGCAGGAGAGATCTATACTTTTAAGGATTCTTTACCTTTGTAAAtcatgttcatgtttttaaaaagcacatttacaTCAGTTGAAGGTGTTTTTCCCATTTGACAGAAGAGGCCCAGGTAAATTAGCTTGATTTGTCTAGGGTAATTTGCAACTTCATTGGCAGAGCCAGAACTAGAACCAGGTCATCTCAATTCCTAGTCCAGTGTTTCTTCCACTGTTTGATTCCTATGGAGTAAGTTAATGGTGATCTCTCCATTTCCCAGAGTGAGTTACTAGTCAGACTGAGTtacttctaaaagattttataggtggggtgcctggctggcttggtgagtggagcatgcaactcttgatctcagtgtcatgagttcaagccccaagtgggGTATAGAGgtaacttaaaatcttaaaaaaaaaaaatttataggtaGAGCTAGAACTAAGAACTTGGTTTCATACCATGCTCTGCTCATGAGACTTAGAAAGTCTCCCCTTTCCTCTTAGTGCCACAGCTAGACCTCCCTCCTCTGAGCTGGGCAGCACTCACACTCTGCCCCTGAGATTTCTCTGAAGATGTAAAACTGCCTCAAATGCCTTAGAAAGGGAGCAGCTTCTTCAAGGGTTCCTTTCCCCAGAATGCATATTCTCTCCTAGAGAAGACCCACTGatggattttccttttccttccccacaTCCTGTTTCCTcttgggcagggagggggcagactTTTTAAACAGAAGGAACCAAAGTTGATTCTAAGTGGGAAGATCAACAGAGGCCAAGATTATACCCTGTCTGGGTGTCTGGTATTACCTGCTCTGGTGCCTTTAGTGCAACCTTGGGCTTGAAATCTCTCTCTTATCTGTGCAACACTCAGTGCTCGTTTTGTGATTTTTAGGAAGCAGAGCCCCGCATGTGGACGTATGTCTATCCTGCCAAGTACTCGGACATTAAGTCAGAGGATGAGCGGTGGAAAGAGGAGCGGGACCGCAagttgaaggaagaaaggagtcGGAGTAAGGACTCTGTCCCCaaggaggatgggaaggaaaGCACAAGTAGTGACTGCAAGCTGTCCACATCTGAGGACTCCCGCCTCGGAAGCAAGGAGCCCCGACCAAGCGTCCATGTGCCTGTTTCCTCCCCACTCACCCAGCACCAGTCCTACATCCCTTACATGCATGGCTACTCCTACAGCCAGTCCTATGACCCCAACCACCCCAGCTACCGGGGCATGCCTGCCGTGATGATGCAGAACTACCCAGGTACGGCACCCACCTTCCCACCCACCTGTGCTCTATTAACCAGGAAGGGACTGAAGCACAGATTTCAgagtcagttttctttttctcttttttgagatttatttatttatttgttcatgagagacacacaaagagaggcagagacacaggcagagggagaagcaggctcctgatgtgggactcgatcctggaactccaggatcacaccctgagccgaaagcagacgctcaaccactgagccacccaggcatcctgagagcCAGTTTTCTTGCTTGGCCCCAAGGCTTAATGAAGCTCAGATGACTGCCCTGTTTTGAATAGGACATTCTATGAGTGGCCAGTCTAGTCCCGAGCACCTTGAATGGCCCCTGACTACGGTCTGTGGGACTGCGTCACTCTGTCTTGCTCCCACTATAGTCATGCCTCTCTGGTCTCTTTTCCCAGATAACTGAAGGCAAAACTCCCCTCTACCACTGCCACTACCTTCCCTCagtggggatttttttaaacactacACTCTACATTTTGCAATGGGCTAGGCactttggggaatacaaaaaaagaCTAGTTCCCTCTTCAAGGAGCTTACAACTTAATTGTAGCAGGAGAGGCACGTGGAACAAATACAATGCAAACTAGGACAGTGCATGTCTTCATTTACAGGATGATGTTCAGCTGGAAAGTGGGAGGAcggtgggagagaggaagagctgTTTGAAATCAGAGTAAGGGAAAGTCCGATCGAAAACATTCAGTTTGGGAAAGATAAGATCCTGACTCTGCCATCCATGAGTTCTTGGGGagtgttttttttaacttgttagAAGACAATGCTCCTGTTCAATTCCTCACTGGTTTCCATTGTCCAAAGAGCCACATGGGATGCTTCTAGAGCAGAAGACCACTTCTGTCACTCCTCATAGCTCCCACCTCCCTATCAAAAAGCAGCCTAAATAGTCTTGATATCCTGGTTGAACACTGCAAGGCAAACCCTAGCGCAAGTAAGCTTTTCAAACAGAGCTAGGAAATTGTCTCACCCTGTGGTGT of the Canis lupus familiaris isolate Mischka breed German Shepherd chromosome 30, alternate assembly UU_Cfam_GSD_1.0, whole genome shotgun sequence genome contains:
- the ZNF609 gene encoding zinc finger protein 609 isoform X3, which produces MESPVSTPAVLPLHLLVPVVSNDISSPCEQIMVRTRSVGVNTCDVALATEPECLGPCEPGTSVNLEGIVWQETEDGMLVVNVTWRNKTYVGTLLDCTRHDWAPPRFCDSPTSDLEMRNGRGRGKRMRPNSNTPVNETATASDSKGTSSSSKTRAGANSKGRRGSQNSSEHRPPASSTSEDVKASPSSANKRKNKPLSDMELNSSSEDSKGSKRVRTNSMGSATGPLPGTKVEPTVLDRNCPSPVLIDCPHPNCNKKYKHINGLKYHQAHAHTDDDSKPEADGDSEYGEEPTLHADLGSCNGASISQKGSLSPARSATPKVRLVEPHSPSPSSKFSTKGLCKKKLSGEGDTDLGALSNDGSDDGPSVMDETSNDAFDSLERKCMEKEKCKKPSSLKPEKIPSKSLKSARPIAPAIPPQQIYTFQTATFTAASPGSSSGLTTTVVQAMPNSPQLKPIQPKPTVMGEPFTVNPALTPAKDKKKKDKKKKESSKELESPLTPGKVCRAEEGKSPFRESSGDGMKMEGLLNGSSDPHQSRLASIKAEADKIYSFTDNAPSPSIGGSSRIDSTTPTQPLTPLHVVTQNGAEANSVKTNSPAYSDISDAGEDGEGKVDSIKSKDPEQLVKEGAKKTLFPPQPQSKDSPYYQGFESYYSPSYAQSSPGALNPGSQVGLESQALKTKKDEEPESIEGKVKNDVCEEKKPELSSSSQQPSVIQQRPNMYMQSLYYNQYAYVPPYGYSDQSYHTHLLSTNTAYRQQYEEQQKRQSLEQQQRGLDKKAELGLKEREAALKEEWKQKPSIPPTLTKAPSLTDLVKSGPGKAKEPGADPAKSVIIPKLDDSSKLPSQAPEGLKVKLSEAGHLGKEASEAKTGAECGRQAEVDPILWYRQEAEPRMWTYVYPAKYSDIKSEDERWKEERDRKLKEERSRSKDSVPKEDGKESTSSDCKLSTSEDSRLGSKEPRPSVHVPVSSPLTQHQSYIPYMHGYSYSQSYDPNHPSYRGMPAVMMQNYPGSYLPSSYSFSPYGSKVSGGEDADKARASPSVSCKSSSESKALDILQQHASHYKSKSPTITDKTSQERDRGGCGVVGGGGSCSSVGGAGGGERNVDRPRTSPSQRLMSTHHHHHHLGYSLLPAQYNLPYAAGLSSTAIVASQQGSTPSLYPPPRR